Part of the Triticum aestivum cultivar Chinese Spring chromosome 4D, IWGSC CS RefSeq v2.1, whole genome shotgun sequence genome is shown below.
tgtagatccgagcggctagaggaggagccactgcttgcatgtggccttgcggccctgccagggccttccggcccggtgcctggccagtccatggcgcggcgcggcctcccacagccgggcgagctcaagaccgaccggatccgctccaaatccggccggcgggtgcgcaaatcaggtggccgtggttgggtagctcgggggcGCCGAGGGAAGGGGCTGGGCGAGCGTGCGTCCGAGTTGCACAGCTGCAATGGCAGCGGCAACGGCGGCGAgggaagagtggggaagagtggagggtgtgcggccggagggagggaggggcggaTAGAAAAGGCGCTCCTGTggcaccgacaggcgggccaggggaggacacggtCAGACGGCCCGCCCGTCCGCgtgctgtccgtttcaccccaaagcGGCGCAAATTTGGGCTTGGGATGGGTCGAAAGCAGAcagaaaacggacaaaagtccgtttgcgcccgcgcgctgggccgtctagttcgtctgttttaccccaaacggacgcgcgcggacagAATATGGTCGCACGGTGGAGTTAGCCTAAACCATCACATCTCAGACAAGTTTTAGGACTCCCTCATAATTCATCTGCGTGCGTGCCCTTCACGTATACAACAGTATCACCACTCCATTTCCTTTTGAATGCATGCCTCCAAGGCGCCAACCGAGCAGCCACCGCACAAAAGAGGACCTTCTTCCCTAGTCCCCTTCACGAAAGCATGCTAATTATTCGCAAAAAATAAAAGAAGCATGCTAATTATCGTAGCTCCCTTTACAGGTGCATAGCGCAATACACCTTACCTTCCCTGAAACGCCCCGAGACCCGGAGACCAGGGCCTGGTCGCAGATCACGACATGTAGCCCCCTTCTGACCCATGCTATCTCCCTACTTCTGTAATTTGGTCCGTTCGTACCCATACAAACCTTCGATTCTTGTTTGGACGGTCCGGCATCGAAGCGCTGGCTTCGCTGCACTGTTCAGCCTGCCTCGTCGCTTGCAGCAAATCTGCGATGCAATTGGTACTTTCCCATTCTATGTCAGGCTGTATGTAGTCCCTTTGCTTTTGCGTACCAACACTCGAGCAGACGTCCCAACCACAACGCATGATTGGCCAGCCTGGTCTATGTTCCTTCATGCTACCCGGCCAATCAAATCGACATGTTTAACCACAAGGTTCAAATCACACGGCAACCACTCTGTCAAATACGGAGTACTCCCTCTGTATTTTtagatgctcttatatttctttacagacggAGTTACTCCGTAACTATCCGTAGCTATCGCTTGTGTAACTATGTCGATGTAGAGTGGAACCAGCCAGGCAGGCTTTGACCATGGTCCACGCATCTTCTACCTCCGAAAAGGAACACCATTGGGTGCGCTGATCCCTCCCTCCATTACACGACTATTACTACGCGCACGACGCGCTCATCATCGCCAGCTTCAGCCCCCCGTCGTGGGCTCCATCTCGCCGTCTCTCCCCCGTACAAAAATACTCCCCCGGTCTCAGACATCCAGCCATTCGCCAGCACGTTTGCACAACTGCCGCACCCGCCGATCGGTAGCCACCGCCTCCGCAAGCCAGCTTCGACCGATGGACGGCGACACGACGTTCACCAAGCTGTTCGTGGGGGGCCTGGCGTGGCAGACGCAGCGCGACGCCATGCGGCGCTACTTCGAGCAGTTCGGCGACATCGCGGAGGCCGTCGTCATCGCCGACAAGCACACCGGCCGCTCCAGGGGCTACGGATTCGTGAGCTTCGGTTCCCGCAGATAGATTCTGTCCGGTCACAATGTGAGCGCCAAGCTCATCTTTGCTGCTCGTGTCGATCCTTCCCAGGTGACGTTCAGGGACCCCGAGGCCGCGGCGCGGGCGCTGCAGGACCCGACGCCGGTGATCGACGGGAGAAGGGCCAACTGCAACCTGGCGGCGCTCGGCGCTTCGCAGCGCGCGCATCCGGCCGCCGCGGCGCCGTTTGGTACGATCGATTCGCATCAGCCGGTTTTTTCCTCACATTTACCGAATTATCTCTGAGAACCGCTACGAACTGCGATCTTGTTCAGGGATGGTCAGGTCGACGCCGCCGGCAACATCGTCTTCGTCGTACCAGGGCTCTGCTGCCGCCGCGGTTGCAGCCTCCTACTTCCCCCAGCAGGCTCACTACACCTATCCTTACTACTACGGGTAAATTTGCTTTCTCTCGTTCGCCATTAGCTGGGCATTTCCTCGCAAAAAGAATAAGTTAATTGGGCATTTTCGTCAGAAAGTGTATTGATCTGCTTGATGTTTTACTTCTGCAGGTATACGGGAGGGTATTCTCACGAAAACATGTATCAAATGCAAATGGTTAGTAGCCTTCTCTAAGATTTGGTACTTGAAGCATGAGTTTTGCAATCATACACGGTCGTTTTGAGATCCCAACTTGCACAAATCAATCTTTCTCCCGTCACGAAGAATCCATCTATTATTCAGCTTACAAAAATTTATTCAATTAGCATGGTCTTGAAAAGGAATTATTCAAATTAACCAAAGTTCCTTTGAAACTAGAAATCCCATTTCGAAATGCATTTAAAACTATGAAAATATAATATTATAAAAACGAGAagattaaaataaatcagaaatatTGCTGCCGAAATATATGAACTCAAACATCCAAAATGTGGAAAAATAACCAGGAGTATATTGTTAAACAGCACTAGAACTCACGAATAATTATGATCATTCATAAAGATGCGACATTCCCTCACTTAGCTATATTTCCAAAAGCTCCTTGgagtttacaatagttttatattttttgaaaaaatattttaaaatattttgctaAAATAAGTTTTGATTTTCCATTCCTTTTAATGTTACCATCTTGTTTGGACTATCGTCTGTGTAAAACCACTACAACGCCATAGACTCTGGATTAGGCTTGGACGATAAAGGCTCTCAGGCGTTCGGTTATGGAAGCGTGATACTGAGGTTTGCAGACCTCCATCCAATCGCGCCCTAAGAGTAGATATATAGCCCCGCCAGTCGGCACGCCTGCCTAGGCAAAAGCATTGGCTTTATGACTGATTACGGTATAATGTTGTACGCGAGAAAATTGATCAATTTGGGCATCTTATAGTGATGTGCCTTTCCTTCAACCCAAATATGAGGTCCCACCTCATGTTTTCTTCTCTTTGTGAGCACATTTCTACGTTTTTCCATGACATCGTAATGTTAGCCTCATGTTTTCTTCACTTTGTttggttgttgctttatatataaagcggggcaaaaTCCTGTTTCGAGAATGTTTTCTTCGATTTGTGTTTCCATTTTTATCTTTTTTGTGTGACATCCTAATGTCAGTGGTTCGTGTAGGAATGCAAAATACTTGACATCTAGAACACATGAACGAAAAACATAGAAATAGAAGGAAAAAAATGCAAGAATTGACATGCCATGTACACTAAATTCCTAAGGGGACTAAAACCATAAGAAAACCTCAAATTTGGTATTTGGTAAAGAAAATACAGAAATTATAGACAATGAGAAgaaactttttttgttttttgaaaagaGGGAATAAGGTAAGACCTCTTGTTTTCCTTCCTCCATAATTGCAAATGGAATTAGTCCATTATATAGAAATTTTAGAGGAACGTAGGATATTCGTACCAAAGAAATACTATATGGTGTAAACGAGGAAAACTTCATGAGGACATGAAATACTATATGTTGTAAACAAATACTATAGGATTTGGTAAGACCTCATGTTTTACATCTAGTCGTGAAAGGCCCGTTGGGGAAGTGGTAGTATTTTCTCTAGGAACTATATGCTccaaaattcctatgtttttcttgCTGTAAACGGGCCTTTCATGACTAgatgtcaaaaagaaaaagaacactTTCATCAACCAAACTTATGGTTGGATTCACCTACTAGTGGTGCGTCATTTAATTTGAATCGAAGGGTGTACATACTTTGTGGACCAGATTTTTAGGTTTCAGCAAAAATCGCATGCTTTTCGAACCATTATGTTCGTCGTTGATGAAAAATGTTTAATTTGCCATGCCTATAAATCTGATGTTATTTTCTTTaaaagtaaaaaattaaaaataaagttttactccctccgtcccataatataagagcgttttttacactagtgttaaaaatgctcttatattatgggacggagggagtagtatttttttACCTATATTGCATACGTGTCGCAGAGTTACTATGGCGCGCAAGGTGGAAGGGTTgcccagcagcaacagcagcagcagtcacAAGTGCAAACATACTACACAGCAGCTGGGCCGGAAGGAGCTCAGCAAGGGTTTTCACCGTACTATCTCCAACAGATGCAAGCAGCCAGCAACCAAGGTCAGAGTTCTTCCGCGGCAGTCATGCAGTACTCGCAGATGATGCAGTACGCGGCACACATGCAGCAGGCGGCGCACGCCGCCGGGCTCCACGGCGCCGACGCCCCAGAGAGCGCCGGCGACTCAGGTTAGGACTGCGATTTCTCCTTCGAATTGAAGCAACCAACACATCTGTGTGTTGGTTGATTTTCAAGGACTCCTGAAAACCAAGTTTATCTGCTCGTTGCTGCAGCTACGGGGACGGGTGGAGCTGCAGCGGCCGTCGGATCTGACACGTCGTCTTCGAATTGAAGCAATCAACACATCTGTGTGTTGGTTGATTTTCAAGGACTCCTGAAAACCAAGTTTATCTGCTCGTTGCTGCAGCTACGGGGACGGGTGGAGCTGCAGCGGCCGTCGGATCTGACACGTCGTCTGACAATGATAGGAGAGCATCCGAGCCTTTCCATGTTGACTAACAAAAGTGAAGAAAAGAATTGTATCCGTTAACACATTCTTAAAATTTTATGCCCAGTAAACTACACTCTACAAATTCATCAGGATGTGCTGCCTATATCTCGATTCAGTTACCAGCTTCCCCCGCATTCTGAAAGAAGAACACGTCACATCACTCGACAACGCAACAGGGATGTCTCGATACAGTAATTAATCGAAGTGTATCCAGCTGATCAAGCAGCCGAACATTTATTCATAGATTTGCCAAGTACATTTACATACAGCACGACATGTTCTGCGCAACGTGCGCGCAGAGAGGATCGGAGAAGAACGGCACACTACGCCTACAAAGAGCACGCACTCGCACGGTCACACCTCGGACAGCTGAAATCTTAAAGCCTCAGATGCAGGGTACTGGGTAGAGTCTCACACACACTCATCACTGGACCTGCACGTCGATGACCTTGCGCTCGGTCTCCCTCTTGGGCACGGACACGAGCAGCACGCCGTTCTTGAGCTCGGCGCGCACCTGGCTCTTGTCGCACTCGTCTGGCAGAGCCAGGCGCATGTCGTAGGAGCTCACGCTGCGCTCCTTCCACCACCCGTCGCCGCCTTCGACCTGCCCTTCGCCGGCCTCCTTCTTGTGCTCGCCGCGGATGACGAGCGCGTCGCCCTCCACCATCACCTTCACCTCCTTCCGCGACAGCCCGGGCATGTCGAACCGCATCTTCACCTCCTTGTCGTCCTCCATGATGTCCCACGGCATCCGCGGCATCTCGCTAgccgccgccggcgagcgccgcgCCGTGGGGAACCCTACGGCGTCATCGAACAGCCGGTCCATCGTGTCCAGCATCTGCCGCATCGTCCTCATCGGCGACATCGGGTCCACTAGCCCTGCATTCTTTAAAGTAAACCCTCATGCTCTGCTTCTCCTACACCTGCAACAAAATAACGTGTAAAAGAACATCGGGAACGAGGACTTACCGAACGGGGAGATGTCAAATCCGGCGCGGCGCGGCCGGCGCTGGACAGCGTTGCCCTGCTGGTTGCCGCCGTTCTGGGCCTGGCTGACTTGGACGTCGACGGAGTTGTCCCTATTCTCTTGCGCCGCGGAGGCCACGGAGAGCGGGCGGGTTCTCCCGGTCCAGACCGGGGCCGGCCTCGCGGCTCTCCAGGCACGGATCGGCAGGCGCGCGGCCGGGGAGAGGCGACTGAGAGCGAAGGGGGCATTCGCAGCAGCCATTGCACTTTGAAAGATTAAAAGTCGCTCGAGAATTGAAACGAGAGAGTGTCTACGAGATCGTTGGAACTTGGAAGCCGATGTGCTACGAATTGCAGCTAAGCGGTTCTTATCTTACTCGCTTGTTCGGTGGGAGATGGCGAGTGTGCCGCGCCATTTTATAGAGCAGAGGGGAG
Proteins encoded:
- the LOC123098076 gene encoding RNA-binding protein 38 isoform X1; translation: MDGDTTFTKLFVGGLAWQTQRDAMRRYFEQFGDIAEAVVIADKHTGRSRGYGFVTFRDPEAAARALQDPTPVIDGRRANCNLAALGASQRAHPAAAAPFGMVRSTPPATSSSSYQGSAAAAVAASYFPQQAHYTYPYYYGYTGGYSHENMYQMQMSYYGAQGGRVAQQQQQQQSQVQTYYTAAGPEGAQQGFSPYYLQQMQAASNQGQSSSAAVMQYSQMMQYAAHMQQAAHAAGLHGADAPESAGDSATGTGGAAAAVGSDTSSSN
- the LOC732706 gene encoding small heat shock protein, chloroplastic-like, which gives rise to MAAANAPFALSRLSPAARLPIRAWRAARPAPVWTGRTRPLSVASAAQENRDNSVDVQVSQAQNGGNQQGNAVQRRPRRAGFDISPFGLVDPMSPMRTMRQMLDTMDRLFDDAVGFPTARRSPAAASEMPRMPWDIMEDDKEVKMRFDMPGLSRKEVKVMVEGDALVIRGEHKKEAGEGQVEGGDGWWKERSVSSYDMRLALPDECDKSQVRAELKNGVLLVSVPKRETERKVIDVQVQ
- the LOC123098076 gene encoding RNA-binding protein 38 isoform X2; translation: MDGDTTFTKLFVGGLAWQTQRDAMRRYFEQFGDIAEAVVIADKHTGRSRGYGFVTFRDPEAAARALQDPTPVIDGRRANCNLAALGASQRAHPAAAAPFGMVRSTPPATSSSSYQGSAAAAVAASYFPQQAHYTYPYYYGYTGGYSHENMYQMQMSYYGAQGGRVAQQQQQQQSQVQTYYTAAGPEGAQQGFSPYYLQQMQAASNQGQSSSAAVMQYSQMMQYAAHMQQAAHAAGLHGADAPESAGDSATGTGGAAAAVGSDTSSDNDRRASEPFHVD